GAGGAAAGTTCCCACCATGGCGTGTGCAATCAGCGCGCCCAGCTCAGCGGCCGGACGGTCTGCTGACGCCAGCGCGTGCACCACGCCCATTACCGCCGCTACGATACCGAACGCCGGCAGGCCGTCGCCGATTTGCGCAATACTCTGCGCCGGGACGTCACACTCGTGTTCGTAGGTTTCGATCTCTTCGTCCATCAACGCTTCGATTTCAAAGGCGTTCATGTTGCCGCTGACCATCAGGCGCAAATAGTCGTTGATGAAATCCACCAGCCGGTTATCGGCCAAAATGCGCGGGTAATTAGCGAAAATTTCGCTCTCTTTTGGATTGTCGATATCGCTTTCTAGTGACAGCATGCCCTGCTGACGCGATTTAGCCATCAGCCGGTAAAGCAACGCCATCAGGTCCATATACACGGCTTTGTTGTATTTCGAACCGCGGAACAGCAGCGGTAACGCTTTGCCCGTGGCTTTGATCGCCTTGCCGTTGTTGCCAACCAGGAAAGCACCCAATCCGGCGCCGCCGATAATGATCAGCTCCGAAGGTTGATAGAGCGCGCCAAGATGGCCACCGACCATCATGTATCCGCCCAGTACTGAGCCCAGTACCACGATGTAGCCCAAGATAACCAGCACAATAAATCCTTACGTCTGTAACGTGTTGGTGGAAGTTAAGCCAGAGAGCCGAAGGTGTCGTTTCTGAACGCGGAGCAAAAAAAAAGCAGCGGTCAAAAACCGCTGCTGGATGCATCTCACGTAGCGAACAAACTTAAACGGCGTGTTTAACCTGTTCATCCAGCAGTTGTGAAATGTTATCGGCAGATTCTACCGAAAGTTTACGCCTTTTTACCGCACGAGATGGCGGCTGGCACAGGCTGCAGCAGAAGCTACCGACCGGCTGATGCGCATGATTAATAAAGCTTCCATGGCATGATTTACAGTCAGATAACTCCAGCATGCCGCTTTCAACGAATCGCACCAGGGTCCATGCACGCGTCAGCGCCAACAGGGGGCCCTCGTCCGATTGCGGACACTGTTCAAGGTAAAGACGGTAGGCTTTAATCACCGCATCCACGCCGCTGCACAGGCCGCTTTTCAGCAGGAACTGCCAGGCGTTACTGAAGATTGACGCGTGAATATTCTGTTCCCAGGTCATAAACCAGTCGGTAGAGAAAGGCAGCATGCCTTTTGGCGGTGGGCTGCCACGCAGTTCTTTATACAGCTTGATCAAACGACCACGGCTGAGCTGCGTTTCGCTCTCTAACATCTGGAGGCGTGCGCCTAAGGTAATAAGCTCCATCGCCAGCTGAATATCACGGGCTTCCTGAACGATACTTTTGTCGCTCATAATGCTGCCCTTTTCTTTGGTAACTCAGTGACTTTTGCTGATGCTTCACGCAGCAAACGGCTGGAGAGCAGGATGCCGGTATGGATCTGCTGTAAGTCATCCACGCGCGATTCTTGCGTCAGGCGGTTGATCAGGTTGTGATCGTTAAAGCGGAACTGACACACCAGCTGATTGGTTTCAGCTAATTTCACCATATCTGGAAGGGTCAGTTTTGCCAACGTGTCAGCCATGGCTTCATCAATACCCAGGCGAAACATTGCGGACGCTTTTTCCTGATTAATTAAACGTTGCGCTAACAGTAAATAAGACAAGTTGATGTCGTAAATATGCTTGAGTAATTCAGATGTACCCATTTTGTTTTCCATCCTGACTGACACGACTTTTAACGTTCGCGGCACTATCCCGCGCTTGAGTTTGTTGGTTGGTAAATCTAAAGATGGCAAAACGTTATTAGGTATAGAACCAAACATGCACTGTTATCTGTTCGCATCCCAGAGGGGTGCTGATGCAGTAATTAGTCATAACTCCAGGCCAATCTTTCTTTGAATCCTCGTCCTCTTCCGTGACGTTCGCTTACATCTTTTTAAGACTATTCCTAAAAACAACGCAACTCTAGCTGCTCTAATTTCTACATACAACGAATATTTTGCGAAATTTTAGATAAAGTGTGATCTCCATCACACTTTTAAGGCAAATTCTTTACCTGAACCATCAGCATAGCTTTTGAATAGGTCGATTTTTGACCTATTTTGGGTTTTTCTTTACAAAACTGGACACAACTACGCATTTCTGAATAGAAATGATTAGCTTTTAGACTCTCAGGATCGATACGTTGTCAAATCGCGGCTAGCGCCCTATTAAACGCTGGTTTTTTAATTTTATGCAGCGTTATTCACTGTTATGCCTGGGAATTTACCCCCTATAAATTAGTGACTTAGCGTTACAGTTCCCCTTATGGATAGCTGTACAAGGCAATAAAAGCGGCTTTTTGCGATCGGCAGAGATAAGCGGGTGTTAACAGAGTGAGGGTTATGTCAGCGGGGAAGAACCAGATGTAACAATGAGTTACATTAACAGCATAAATGTATTTCAGAAAAGCGCAGTCTGAGTGCAGTAAACATCGGCCGCAAAATGGCAAACTTTAGTGCTTTCCTTAAATTTGTCATCCGGCGCTCATCTTTTTTTATCGACCTTCAGGCCTGACGGTAAAAAGCATTACCGCTGTTGATGCACGGCGAAAAATTCAAGACCAATCAAAGGTAAAGTCCTGATAACCTGACTGCCAGCCCGCGAAATCAGCACGCATAATTACTGACTAAGATAATTCTTAGAGTCCGTCAGCATAAAATGCTCTTTGCTTACCCGGGCGACAGACATAAAAAAAGGACGCCGAAGCGTCCTTGTTTATTTCAGGGTGAGTCAGGCCAGCCTGGGCAAGCTGGTGACCTTGTTATCATCCTGCGTCGCATCATGACGCGCGTCGATCGCACGCAGATCTTTCAGGAAGCTTTCACGCCATGCGCTGATGTCATTTTTGCGCAGCACCGCCATCATGTCGTTGTAACGCGAAATGCGTTCGGTGCGCGGCATGGTCAACGCTGTGTTCAGCGCGGCGGCCACTTCATCGCGATCGTAAGGGTTAACGATCAGCGCCGAGGTCAGCTCGTTCGCCGCACCGGCAAAGCGCGACAGTACCAGCACACCCGGATCGTCCGGGTCCTGCGCCGCCACATACTCTTTCGCCACCAGGTTCATGCCGTCACGTAACGGCGTCACCAGACCCACATCGGTCAGGCGGAAGATTTTCATCAGCAGACGACGATCGAAGTGCTGGTTGAGATAATAGAGCGGGGTCCAGCCCAGCGTGCCGTACTTACCGTTAATACGCCCCGCTTCCGTCTCCAGCTGATGACGAATGTCCTGATAGGCCTGCACATCGCCACGCGACGTAGGAGCAATCTGCGAATAGCGGATTTTGCCACGGTGTTCCGGGAAGTTTTCCAGCAGCGCTTCATACGCCAGGAAACGTTCCGGCAAGCCTTTGGAATAATCGAGACGCTCACAGGCAATAATGTTTTTCGCATCGCCCAGCTCGCGCTTCATCGCGGCCATTTTTGGCGGCAGCGGGCCTTCAGCCATCTCTTTGATGCTGTCCGGCTCAATGCCAATCGGATAAACCTCGGTCGCGAAGGTGTGGCCAAACGCGTGATGCAGCTTATCGCCCGTGCTTTCCAGCTCAGTCAGCTGGGTCAGGCAATCAATGAACGCCACGCGATCGTTTTCGGTCTGGAAGCCCAGCAGATCATAGTCACACAGCATTTCCAGCAGCTCTTCGTGCGGCGGCAGCGCGTTGAAAATCTCTGGCGTCGGGAAAGGAATGTGCAGGAAGAAGCCGATGCGGTTAGTAATGCCCAGCTTGCGCAGCGCGGCAGCAAACGGCAGCAGATGGTAATCGTGGATCCACAGAATATCGTCCGGCTGAATCAGCGGCTGCAGGCGGCGAGCCAGCTTTTCATTGACGTCACAGTAACCTTCCCAGGCTTCGCGCTGGAACTGCACCAGATCGAGACGGTAATGGAAGGCGGGCCAGACTACCGTGTTGGAGAACTGGCAGTAGTAAAGATCGTATTCGTTCTGATCAAGAGGGAAAGAGGCATAGGTGATGCCATCGTGCTCGACGATGCCCAGCTCTTCATCTTCCTCTTCTGTGACGGCGCTGATTTCGCCATCCCAGCCAAACCACAATCCACCGGTAGTTTTTAACGCATCAAGTATGCCGACTGCGAGGCCACCGGCGCTCGCTTTTGAACCATCCGGGATAGCGATGCGGTTAGATACGACCACTAAACGACTCATAACCTTAACTCCTTACCGACGTTGTCTTGTCTTGCTCTAATTGTAATGTGATCTGCTCCAGCCAGGCGTAAACCTCGCTAACGCCTTTAAGGCGATAACCGGCCTGGCTGGCGCCTTCGCCGACCTTCACTGAAATTCCGTTCAACGCGTTGACGGCGAGGAATCCTTTCTCATCAGTTAAGTCGTCACCAATAAATATCGGGATGCGTCCGATAAAAGGCGCTTCCTGCATAAATGCGCCGATCGCCGCGCCCTTGTCGATGCCCAGCGGTTTAATTTCCACCACGCATTTGCCTGGCTGCAACGCCAGCGCCGGATACTGCTCCACCACCGACTGAGCCAGCGCGAGGATCGGCTGCTCATATTGCATCGCCTGGCGATAATGCAGTGCAAAAGCCATGCCTTTGCTCTCCAGCTGCGTGCCCGGCCAGCCGTTGATTTTCTCGGTCAGCATGGCGCGCAGAGTTTGCTCAACCTCAGCCGGCAATGTGGTGCGATGCATCTCGCCGCTGGCATCGCGGCGCTCTGCGCCGTGCACACCCGCCATCGGCGGCAGTAACGGTGCAGCCAGCTGCTCCAGCTCATGCACCGGACGGCCGGAAACCAGCGCCATGGCACCCTGCGTTAAGGTGGCGATCTGCTGCAAAGAGGCGATAACGGAATCGGGAATGAAAACATCTTCGGGACGAGGCTGAATAGCGGCTAACGTACCATCAACATCAAAAAAGAAGGCGTAACGTCCGCCGCTTAATGCGGGTAATGGTGCGTGTTCAATCAGTACGCTGGTCACTCCTTTCCTCCTGGTCGCGTGTGATGACAGGCATCATTCACGTCATTAAATTACTTGCTGCCAGCAGAAAGGGTAAAACCGTTGAAGTCAGACGTTTCTGACATAGAGTCGGTGAGGTGAAACGCGATGGTGTTAAGACGTTCTGTTTTCTCCTGAAAACCGGTTCAACACGTGTACTCGCAACTGCCTTTCTGCGGACATGAACAGCATTCAGTATAGCCACTCTTCGGGGGGTTGCCAGACGAAGCGGCAGCGCCACGCTGGTACTGACGCGGCCAGGCAGCTTTTTTCTCAAAAAATTGTTCTGCATCCCTGAACACTGGAAATCCTTACAGCACGGCCTCTTCCGACCGGTTTTTCTGTTTCTTCCTGTTAATAAACAAGCAGAAACCGCGCAAAATAGCGGCAACGCGTCAGCCGCCAGCAGCATGATATTCAGAAACATCCGAGCAGACACAGCGCATCATCAGGGGGATTTGCTTAATAACCAGACGATAACCGCCGGTCAATGCCGACACGCTGCTGATTATGCTAGCCAGCTTAGGGAACGATGGCTACTCCGCTGAGGTATGTGATTCAGGCGAAAGAGAGTGCAGGTAAAATAAAGCGGCTTGTTAGCCAGTCTCCTGGTGCACTCTGATAAGACCTCTTAACCGGTCTTATCAGAGGCAGAAATGGCTAATCTTATCCTTAGTGATACCAGCGCGAGTGTCAGCGAGCTGAAAAAAAACCCCATGGCTACCGTTGAAGCCGGTGCCGGCATGCCAGTGACGATTCTTAACCGAAACCAACCCGTATTCTATTGTGTGCCTGCGCATCTGTACGAAAAAATGCTTGAAATCATTGACGATCAGGAGCTGGCAACGCTAGTAAAAGCACGCGAAAATCAGCCTTTGCTTGATCTGGATTTGGATTTGGACTGAAGGATATGGGCTATACAATTAAAATCAGGGAAGAGGCGCTGAAAGAATGGAATGGGCTCGACAGCATCATTCGTGAGCAGTTTAAAAAGAAGCTCAAAAAGCCGCCTGAAAATCCGCACATCCCTGCAGCACGGTTAGCCGGTATGCCAGACTGCTATAAAATCAAGCTCAGGGCATCCGGCTTCAGGTTGGTTTATCAGGTGATGGATGATGTGCTGATTGTCGCCGTGGTCGCGGTAGGTAAACGAGAGCGTAGCCAGCCCTATAAGCTGGCGAGCGAAAGATTACGTTGATGGCCTGAAAGCGCATTGTTTACCCGACTTATTTAACCACGAGAAGTTCATCAAGACAGGTTGTATAGCGCGGGCTCAACATCTCCCGCTTCATCAGCCACGGGTTATCGGTGCCCTGACCGGCAAACCATACTTTACCCATGCCAGAGCGATTGATCTTATCCAGAGCAAACATCAACGCCTCTGCCCCCGGCTTAGGCTGGTTTTCACTGAACATATCCAGCTGAGCAATGCCCGTCTGATAGAAGTCACCCAACATGATGCCCGCCTTGGCATAGCGATATCCCTGACGCCAGATGGCCGCAAGGCCGCGATGAGCCAACCGGATAATGTCGCGGGTGTCACTGGTCGGATATTCACAGATCATCGATACCGAATTGGCATATTGCGGCTCATCGCCGTGACGCGCCGTGGCGATAAACACGCCAACGTGTCGACAGTTTGACCTCTGCTCACGCAGTTTCTCAGCCGCGCGTGTCGCATAGGTGACCACCGCATGCTGCATATCCTCCAGTTCAAGGATGCGTTTTCCAAAGCTTCTTGAGCAGATTATCTGTTGTTTGGGCGGCGGGGCCTCTTCAAGCGCAATGCACGATTCGCCATTGAGCTCCCGAACGGTTCGTTCGAGCACCACGTTAAAGTTTTTTCGAATCATCGCGGTGTTGCAGTTAGCCAGGTCGATAACTTTATTGACGCCGATTGACTGTAAACGCTTTTGTAGACGTCCGCCGACGCCCCACACTTCGCCAATATCGATCAGTGCCATCAGCTTTCGCTGACGCTGCGGGCAGGATAGATCAATAACACCCTGGGCTTTGGTCCACTTTTTGGCGGCGTAGTTAGCCAGCTTAGCCAGCGTTTTAGTGGGCGCGATGCCGACGCCCACCGTCAGTCCGGTATGGCGCAACACGGTGCTGCGCAGATGATGCCCAAACGTCTCCAGCACCAGGCAGCTGCTGACGCCGGTGAGATCCATAAAGGCCTCATCGATGGAATAGACCTCCAGCGCGGGGCCTTCGGCGCTTAACACGGTCATCATGCGATGGCTCATATCGGCATACAGCGTATAGTTTGAACTGAACACCACCACCCCCTGCCGCTGCAGTTGCTGCTTAATTTTAAAATAGGGTTCACCCATTTTTAAGCCCAGCGCTTTGGCTTCCGCGGAGCGCGAAATAATACAGCCATCGTTATTCGAGACCACCACAATGGGCCTTCCCGTTAAGTCAGGCCTGAATACCGTTTCGCAGGTGGTATAAAAATTATTCGCATCGATTAGCGCAAACATTTATTCCACGCCCGCGATATGTTGGCCGTCGCAATAATGACCACCAGGATGAAAGCGGTGGTGTAACACTGGCGCAGGCGGGCAGCGCGGCGTGAAACAGGGGGTGATGGCCATCGGCCATGTCAGGTGATAAGCAGGCTGCATGATTGCACCCTCAACAAATACTGTATTTACATACAGTATAGAGTGAGTTCTGCTAAATCAAGCCGCTTTCTGTAAAGGTTATCTTGCTGACGTGCCCAGCACCGCTTTTTATTAATGCGATTAAGGGGCAGACGTTATTATTTTCTGCGCGATGGCAGTCGGGAAATAGTGATGTTTATGATTGAATGACGCTGCGGATAAATAAGCACGATTAATGCCAGCGTCATTATTTCGTGCAGATCAGCAGAATGTGGAACGGGAATAGTGGCATGACATGGCGCGCGACGCAGAAGGTTGAAACCGCCCGGCGTCGCGCTCACCGCGCACTGATTAGCGCTTCAACAGACGCGGCAGCTGGTTTTCCAGCTCCAGCACACAGCTGTCCATCATCTTGCGGGTTTCTTCACTGACCTTCTGGTATTGATTAGCCCGCCAGTCACTTAACGCGGCGGTTTTTACCGCAGGCGCGCATTCAGAAATGATGTAGGCGCTGAATATATTGCCGCCTTCTGGACGCTTATAGAACAGCACGCGATAGGTTAAATCGTAGTTACTGTTGTCGGCGGACATATCGCTGTAGACCAGCGACCACTGCGCGGCACCGATATACAACGGCTGCGTGTAAGCGTAGCTGCTGCCCTGTTTGTCGAGCCACTGGCGAATCACCGTGCCCGCTTTCGGCGTCAGATAACTGGCGGTCGGTTCCGGCATTGCGTCAATGGCGTTGCCTTTGTAGTTGCTCTTATCAAAAGCGTTGCTGCTGATACCGCCGCCCAGCACCGCGGTCATCACCGACAGCCCCATGCCGACGCCGGACACTGCAGGCGTCACTTCGCGCAGTTTCGGATCGGCGTAGCGGTTATTGTTCATATCCGGTGGCGTAAAGAGGGTAGCAACCTCAAGGCTGCTGCCATTAGTCGATTTAACGACGGTGGGCTGCTGATGCGCGCATCCGCTTAACAGAGCCACGACGATGGCACCGGGAATAAACTTCTTGAATTTCACCTGTTATCCTTTTCTGGCTACAGCGGCAGCAGGCCGATCCACGGACCACAACATCGCTGATGAAGAGTGTGTGCAAGTAATAACGGACGCGGTGACGGAAACTTTATTTTTTGTTTGGCATGGCGCGCGAGTAAAAAGCCCGCAGGATGCGGGCCGGAGAAATTTTGTTGAACGGGCATCGCATCGCCGTAAGTCGCAGCGATAGCCGAGCGCGCGGTCAGTGCCTGCCGATCGCTTTGACCACCCAGGTCACTCGCCCAAACACCTGCAGCGTCTGTTCATCAGCGATAGCGATCGGCAGATACTTTTTATTGTGGGCCACCAGCTGCGTCACCGGCGTGGTGCACAGCTCCCTGATGGTGAAGGCACCGGCCACCGGCGCAATCACAATATCGCCGTGCGCAACCGGAACGGCGCGATCGACCACCACCATATCGCCATCGCTGAATCCGCGATCCTGCATGGCATCACCACGCAGCCGCATAAAATAGGTGGCGGTAGGATGGCCGACCATCAGCGCGTTGAGATCGATATCCGTTGCCAGACAGCCCGGCATCGCGTCCGCGCCTTCCCACGGTAGATGCGCAGCCTCGGACTGCCCTTTCG
The sequence above is drawn from the Duffyella gerundensis genome and encodes:
- the motA gene encoding flagellar motor stator protein MotA, with translation MLVILGYIVVLGSVLGGYMMVGGHLGALYQPSELIIIGGAGLGAFLVGNNGKAIKATGKALPLLFRGSKYNKAVYMDLMALLYRLMAKSRQQGMLSLESDIDNPKESEIFANYPRILADNRLVDFINDYLRLMVSGNMNAFEIEALMDEEIETYEHECDVPAQSIAQIGDGLPAFGIVAAVMGVVHALASADRPAAELGALIAHAMVGTFLGILLAYGFISPLANVLRQKCAETTKMMQCIKVTLLSSLNGYAPQIAVEFGRKTLYSTERPSFTELEEHVRNAKSPAKTE
- the flhC gene encoding flagellar transcriptional regulator FlhC; the protein is MSDKSIVQEARDIQLAMELITLGARLQMLESETQLSRGRLIKLYKELRGSPPPKGMLPFSTDWFMTWEQNIHASIFSNAWQFLLKSGLCSGVDAVIKAYRLYLEQCPQSDEGPLLALTRAWTLVRFVESGMLELSDCKSCHGSFINHAHQPVGSFCCSLCQPPSRAVKRRKLSVESADNISQLLDEQVKHAV
- the flhD gene encoding flagellar transcriptional regulator FlhD — its product is MGTSELLKHIYDINLSYLLLAQRLINQEKASAMFRLGIDEAMADTLAKLTLPDMVKLAETNQLVCQFRFNDHNLINRLTQESRVDDLQQIHTGILLSSRLLREASAKVTELPKKRAAL
- the otsA gene encoding alpha,alpha-trehalose-phosphate synthase; the protein is MSRLVVVSNRIAIPDGSKASAGGLAVGILDALKTTGGLWFGWDGEISAVTEEEDEELGIVEHDGITYASFPLDQNEYDLYYCQFSNTVVWPAFHYRLDLVQFQREAWEGYCDVNEKLARRLQPLIQPDDILWIHDYHLLPFAAALRKLGITNRIGFFLHIPFPTPEIFNALPPHEELLEMLCDYDLLGFQTENDRVAFIDCLTQLTELESTGDKLHHAFGHTFATEVYPIGIEPDSIKEMAEGPLPPKMAAMKRELGDAKNIIACERLDYSKGLPERFLAYEALLENFPEHRGKIRYSQIAPTSRGDVQAYQDIRHQLETEAGRINGKYGTLGWTPLYYLNQHFDRRLLMKIFRLTDVGLVTPLRDGMNLVAKEYVAAQDPDDPGVLVLSRFAGAANELTSALIVNPYDRDEVAAALNTALTMPRTERISRYNDMMAVLRKNDISAWRESFLKDLRAIDARHDATQDDNKVTSLPRLA
- a CDS encoding type II toxin-antitoxin system Phd/YefM family antitoxin, translated to MANLILSDTSASVSELKKNPMATVEAGAGMPVTILNRNQPVFYCVPAHLYEKMLEIIDDQELATLVKARENQPLLDLDLDLD
- a CDS encoding type II toxin-antitoxin system RelE family toxin; its protein translation is MGYTIKIREEALKEWNGLDSIIREQFKKKLKKPPENPHIPAARLAGMPDCYKIKLRASGFRLVYQVMDDVLIVAVVAVGKRERSQPYKLASERLR
- the umuC gene encoding translesion error-prone DNA polymerase V subunit UmuC, which translates into the protein MFALIDANNFYTTCETVFRPDLTGRPIVVVSNNDGCIISRSAEAKALGLKMGEPYFKIKQQLQRQGVVVFSSNYTLYADMSHRMMTVLSAEGPALEVYSIDEAFMDLTGVSSCLVLETFGHHLRSTVLRHTGLTVGVGIAPTKTLAKLANYAAKKWTKAQGVIDLSCPQRQRKLMALIDIGEVWGVGGRLQKRLQSIGVNKVIDLANCNTAMIRKNFNVVLERTVRELNGESCIALEEAPPPKQQIICSRSFGKRILELEDMQHAVVTYATRAAEKLREQRSNCRHVGVFIATARHGDEPQYANSVSMICEYPTSDTRDIIRLAHRGLAAIWRQGYRYAKAGIMLGDFYQTGIAQLDMFSENQPKPGAEALMFALDKINRSGMGKVWFAGQGTDNPWLMKREMLSPRYTTCLDELLVVK
- a CDS encoding S24 family peptidase; this translates as MSSVHLPKGQSEAAHLPWEGADAMPGCLATDIDLNALMVGHPTATYFMRLRGDAMQDRGFSDGDMVVVDRAVPVAHGDIVIAPVAGAFTIRELCTTPVTQLVAHNKKYLPIAIADEQTLQVFGRVTWVVKAIGRH